Part of the Plasmodium malariae genome assembly, chromosome: 9 genome is shown below.
attttgatttatcgctattttgatttatcattattttgatttatcgttattttgatttatcgttattttgatttatcgttattttgatttatcgttattttatcatttttcttttatcattatttatttaattattattttattttttcattattttattttattactttttcatcatttaattatttcgttttattttttcatttaattatttcgttttattaGTTCGTTTTATTAGttcgttttattatttcgttttattatttcgttttattatttcgttttttttttttttttttttttttttggaactCATAGAATTTAATCCTTTTACTAATACACTACTATTATATACCAGTGCATAGTTGTACGcaagttttaattttattttgtagaTTCTACCAGCAGTTGTctcatttgttttttatttatcataccagttatattattattttatcagtTTGCTTTCTTTTGTCCATTTGCTTTCTTTTGTCCATTTGCTTTCTTTTGTCCATTTGCTTTCTTTTGTCCATTTGCTTTCTTTTGTCCATTTGCTTTCTTTTGTCCATTTGCTTTCTTTTGTCCATTTACTTTCTTTTGTCCATTTGCTTTCTTTTGTCCATTTACTTTCTTTTGTCCATTTacgttatattatatatatatatttttttgtttttttgttttttgtgtGTATAATTATCCCCCAAAGctacttttttttgctaaGAGGAAAACGCCAAAGACAGCAGCGCATATGACAGTTAAGTAGGAAACGCCCATAGAGGTGATACCAGTACCAATATCAGCAGCATTACCAGCGTTACAATTGTTACAAGTATTAGTGGTAGTACTAGTACCTTTAGGAGTAACATCAGCATCGTCAGTAGCGGCATCTATAGCAGCATCGATAGAAGAATAACTTTCGAAGTATCATTCGCACTAAGGGTAGAGAAACAAACCGCCAACCTTTCGAGGTGAGCACAGAAACTTAAGAGAGAGTTTCTTCAAGGCAACGACTTGAGAAAGTGTCTAGGAAATAGGTACatcattaaaagaaaaactagacaaaataaagagaaataagGAAAAGCGCATggataacaaaataaaataaaaattgcgCTTTTACTGCGCTCTTTTTGCTTCTCGTCCTTTGCTTCTTTTCTTATGcttctcttctttttcttctcttcCTTTGCTTCTCGTCCTTTGTTTCTCTTCTTTTGCTTCTCGTCCTTTGTTTCTTTTCTTATGcttctcttctttttcttctcttcCTTTGCTTCTCTTCCTTTGCGCTTCCTTTCCAACTCTTCATTAAATGACTGCAACATGTGCTTAAAGAAATAATGTAGTGAAAAATGAAAGCGTATTTTCTACATACCAAATGACCAAGTATAGCATCGTGAGGACGCATGTGTAACAGAAATGTGTTCAGTGGacagaaattaaaaaaaaaaaaaaaaaaaaaaaaatgcatttcGCGCTGCTTATGTGGTGCAGTCTATTATACATGAAAGTGCAAGTTGACATTCAGTCTACATTCACTTATTCTCATTAACATTTTAACATTCGTTATATTTGTAACAAATGCAATGCTTTCGAACAAGTTTTTAGTAGCAGGTGAAGGGAATTCAGTACCACCACTAAACACCGCTGGGCGTAATAATGATTGAAAAGTCGAACAACCCGTATCTAACGATAGACCCAATTGTAGACAGAACGAAGCAAAATGGTGAAGAGTTGCCCTTAATAAATGGGAAGGTAAAAGGTCATTTGGATTTTACTCAGATAGTAGTATATTTGGTAGGTTTATCCGATGGACTAACTCATTTAGCATCGTTAGcagtatattatttatttaaagacTATTTTAGGTTAACACCTTATCAAGTATCGTTAATATTGATGTATCcatatattccttttatattaaaaccTGGTATTGCATTAATAACAGAttctttttcaatatttggTATGAGAAGAAAACCATACTTATTTGTATTTAGTCTATTTCAGTCATTTAACTTTTTAGCATTAGCATTTCTAAATTTGACAGTGGTACAAGCaactttaattttattttttatctccTTATGTGCATCATTCTGTACAACAGTAGCAGAAGCATTAGTAGTGGAAAGTTCTATTGGAAAAACATATAGCCAGGGGACAAATAAGGTAACTGAGTTTATTGCTGCAAAGGCTATAGGTAGTTTATCCGTTGCATATTTTTCAGGGTACTTTCTAGAAAAGATGTCTAGAGAATATATCTTTATGACCACTTCCATATTTCCATTAATTATATCTGTATCATGTTTATTCTTAAAGGAAAAGCAATATgctacaaataaaaatattgtaaaacaGTTAACTGATTTAGTGAAATTTATTAACACACCTGTATTTTTAGGTccttttctatatattttcgtATATATGTCTGGACCTGATTATGAtgatgcttttttttttttctgtacaAATAAACTAGGTTTTAGACCTACTTTTATGGGAACCCTAAGATTAACTTACGGTATTGCATCATTAATAGGTATAATAGTATATcgtgtatttttaaaaaatcatgGACTTAAAAAATCTTTAATTATTACAACCTTAGTATCTTttccaatatatatatcgcCAATCATATTAAcagaaaagataaataaatattttggtATATCGGACGAACTATTTGTTTTAAGTGGAGGTTTCCTAATTGAAGCAATTACAGAGATACAGCTTTTacctctttttattttaacagcTAATATATGTCAACCTGGGTTAGAAGCTAGTGTTTTTGCTACTATTCTCAGTGTAAAAAATTTGGGTTCTCTAACAAAAAAGGGTACCTCTTCCTTTTTAACGTATCTAATGAATATCGACAGTTACAATTTTGACAGTCTTAGTGTgtacatattaatatgtgGCTTATTTCTGCTCCTCTCCTTAACACTCGTCCCGCTACTCCCTGATGAAGAGAAAATAGACAAGCTCAAGAATGAGCAGGCTGGCAAGTCCTAAGTGTGAGCATATGCACACCGGACGAAACTGCATAAACAGGATGAAGCTGCGTATACAAGACCAGGGCGCATAAACAGAAGGATGAAAAACTTCTTAAGATTTTTAACTCTAGTGAGACCTTAAGGAATGGCTACCATTGAAAGTACCCCTTCGAAAATGTTTTACCGCTGTGTAGGTATATGGGTGTGTGAATAGATGAGGAATAGTATATACGTGTTTACCTGctcaaaattttataaaaaaaaaaaaaaaaaaaatccgaAAGTCAGAAAGTCAGAAAGTCAGAAAGTCCGAAAAATGAGAATAATCAGGGAAGTGATAATAATCAGAAAAAccagaaaaagaaattaggATTGTACATAAAGTATGCAAAATACTGTGCTTCTCCctattttttccataatttttaGCAGTACTGTTATGTTGTCAAATGTGGGAACATATTCCTAACCCCATCAGCTATGTGCGTATGTTCTTGCAAAATTATTACGTTACAAAAAAGGATTTATAATGGTGAAAAGAATATACCGGGCATGTTAACGTTGGTTACTtgatgtgtatatatgtatatatatatgcaaaagtATAAGCATACATAAGTGTACATGTACGTGTATATAAGTGCACAGGTCTAAATGTGCGTAAGTGTATGTATTGCGCAATCGCTGCAATCagtgtttttattttttttttgttgtttttcttttttcgcATTATCGTTTTTGTCTTATTATTCTTCATCGTTCATCGTTCATCGTTCATCGTATATTGTTCACTGTTCATtcatgataaaaaattttctcatttttatcataatatatCAGTTGTAATCattgaaattttaaattaattttattcctttttaaatatatttgtatttatgaaCTCTTCGTTTCATAGCATGCTAAACGCTGCTTGTTATAAGTGACATGTTACATTTAAacgcataaatatatatacatatatatatacacataattacgtcgtaatttttttttttttttttttttttttttcccttttttttttttaatgaatcttatttataaattaaaattttattttttattcaatttaaaaatatttgttgtaaagatttaaaaaaaataaaaaaaaaaaagaagggaTGGAAAAAAGACGAAAGATAagacaaaaattaaaaacaaagaagTAACTActtctatttatataaccatattgtgtaaataaaaatgcagtttatatatttcaacaATGAAGTTTTAagttttttccattttttcaaaaatgtaAGGGGAACAAAAGGTGGTTACACCTCCTCCCCTGGGATATCCTGCTTTCGTTATTCCCCCAAAGTTAAAAAGGGGTTTTTCCCCAATGGAGGGAGGGggcataatataaaagaaataccAAAGTAACAAAATAggtttatgaatatatagggaaatataaaaataaatgcacaTAACGAGTAAATAGGTACATACCcgaatataaaagtaaaattctcaaatatatgtgtgtatgcacgtacatatatatgtgtgtaaaCAAACAGGGCGAGCTAGAGGAGACACAGAGAGATGAATATCCAACGgagttacaaaaaaaaaaaaaaaataaaggaagcAAAGAAAGACataaaaaggtaaataatAGGATCGAAATGCGTAGAAAAACGATGAGTAGTGTCCACAAGAGAGGAATAGCATAGCAAAAAACAACGAAACAAGCATACGCGCACATAGGTCCGGGGGTTCGCATTTTGGGATACCTCAGACAAATTCTCTAACCTTGTACAGGCGGAACCCCCACACATCGGATGTAAACACCTCCTCAAAGTAGTTCAAGTTTTTAATTTCTGGAACttctatttttctaatatagtCATACCCCTTGACATATTGATTTGTCATGTTGTAATAAGACAATTTATAAAGAACACTATTTGTCATACATGTAGTTGCATTTTTTCCTAAGGGATGATATTCATCGTGatagtaatataataaaggattaataaaaaaatattttttatttgtaatttttaacatccataaaaatttgtttagATCATCTGAAGAATTTTTCGAATAGCCTCCAtaagaaattaaaacatagtcagcatttaatttttttaaatattcatatgcCTGCTTTTCATTAGTACTTAATATTAAACCAACTGTTGCTATATGTGTATAATTCCATGTATTGTTATCAACATATGTAATTCTATCACTCATGACATTTAACTGATAGCCATAATCCCACCATGCAACAATTTTGGAATCCTTTTCtgtatttttgttaatcCATTCATACATCTGTCTTATATCATCATTAATATACCTATctccatttttatttcgactataaaaagttatatgaGATTCAGAATATGCTATAGATGAACACCAAGTTGAATGCAGAATTGtaagaataacaaaataaatcaataagattaatatgcatatacttGTTAACATCGATACGGTATTCTGTTCTGCCCTATTAAAAAccaattttcttatttttacatcTCCAAACGTgctactattttttaaaaatttatcacTTGGAATATCCTTTTTATTCGAACATATTTCTTTCATCTCTCCACTTATTCTTTCTGCATCTCTTAACAAATTGCGCTCGTTTCCTTCTTCCCATTTTAGACTTTCTATGCGCCACTCTGAATATGCGTTTCGCATCGTGCTTACCCCTTCGCAAGGATCCACACTGCTTCCTCTGCTACTGCATCTAATTTTGCTGCCATTATCACCACCACTCCCATTGATGTAGCTACTTTTGCTTCTATAACTACTCCCGCTCCTACTGCTTCCCCCCCCCTCGGACACTAAGACCGAGGAGAGGTAGGTGTCCTTCGGGACTCGGATGAAGAACACACAGCGGCTGATTAAGGAGGACAAACCAACAGCACTGAGGATACTGGCAAAGGGGGAAAATATCAAAAGGAGCCTAACCATAAGGGcggaaaaatataagcatataataaaaaaaatacctaaaaaaaaggattcaattttt
Proteins encoded:
- the PmUG01_09025800 gene encoding folate transporter 2, putative, which encodes MIEKSNNPYLTIDPIVDRTKQNGEELPLINGKVKGHLDFTQIVVYLVGLSDGLTHLASLAVYYLFKDYFRLTPYQVSLILMYPYIPFILKPGIALITDSFSIFGMRRKPYLFVFSLFQSFNFLALAFLNLTVVQATLILFFISLCASFCTTVAEALVVESSIGKTYSQGTNKVTEFIAAKAIGSLSVAYFSGYFLEKMSREYIFMTTSIFPLIISVSCLFLKEKQYATNKNIVKQLTDLVKFINTPVFLGPFLYIFVYMSGPDYDDAFFFFCTNKLGFRPTFMGTLRLTYGIASLIGIIVYRVFLKNHGLKKSLIITTLVSFPIYISPIILTEKINKYFGISDELFVLSGGFLIEAITEIQLLPLFILTANICQPGLEASVFATILSVKNLGSLTKKGTSSFLTYLMNIDSYNFDSLSVYILICGLFLLLSLTLVPLLPDEEKIDKLKNEQAGKS
- the STT3 gene encoding dolichyl-diphosphooligosaccharide--protein glycosyltransferase subunit STT3, putative; this translates as MKLKPRFIINIFLFNIFCSRRCRQVLKESKKIRYKMEIFVLVLTGVLCFLTRLFSVIRNEPMIHEYDPYFNYKLTSILKEKGFYNFWNYFDKKSWFPLGRTTGQTLFPGLMMTSFLIYNICHMLGFMVDMRNICIYIGPIFSFFTCIISYLLTKEIYPFTGSALLASLFVSISPSHISRTVAGSYDNESISIFLLLLCIYNWIRCLKKGTLLSALVCSVSTYYMALSWGAYIFITNSISLFMLVIIILKKYTLKHCILYNVYYVLTTILCLNIPRINSSVFGSIEHLATHAMYLLCSCLLFFRSIAEHFKLHEEKFKNIFVQVCFIFFALIFKFLIFTDKLSWNHRSRTLLDPTYASKHNPIVASISEHQPTTWSSYFFDVHLILLFLPCGLYECFKKGAKIESFFLGIFFIICLYFSALMVRLLLIFSPFASILSAVGLSSLISRCVFFIRVPKDTYLSSVLVSEGGGSSRSGSSYRSKSSYINGSGGDNGSKIRCSSRGSSVDPCEGVSTMRNAYSEWRIESLKWEEGNERNLLRDAERISGEMKEICSNKKDIPSDKFLKNSSTFGDVKIRKLVFNRAEQNTVSMLTSICILILLIYFVILTILHSTWCSSIAYSESHITFYSRNKNGDRYINDDIRQMYEWINKNTEKDSKIVAWWDYGYQLNVMSDRITYVDNNTWNYTHIATVGLILSTNEKQAYEYLKKLNADYVLISYGGYSKNSSDDLNKFLWMLKITNKKYFFINPLLYYYHDEYHPLGKNATTCMTNSVLYKLSYYNMTNQYVKGYDYIRKIEVPEIKNLNYFEEVFTSDVWGFRLYKVREFV